The sequence below is a genomic window from Setaria italica strain Yugu1 chromosome IV, Setaria_italica_v2.0, whole genome shotgun sequence.
GAAGATAGCTGGTTGAGGAACATATTTGTATGACTGGACATTCAAGTTGTAAGCAACCAAACATGCATGTGCATATGCCAGATCTGCCTCATTTCCTTTAAATTAGACAACAGGCCCAAATTAACGTTATTCAGGAACATTAACTTCCACGTTGCAATTATGAACAGAATAGGATACAAGGTTTTATTTCTGTATCAGCACAAATAGACCTGGCTCGTGCAACACACTTGTTCCAGAAGAGATTTACAACTCTCCAAGGTGTAATAAATTGATCCTAAATAAGCAAAATTGCAACTTGTCAGtcgtttttttctttttaataaagGGTGTTCTGACTGGACCAGCCTGGGGATCAAACCCTGGATCTGGTGGTACCTGCCTGCACTCCATTACCCCAAACTCATCTGCGGATTCCCTAATACCAGGCACCAGATTAGCCCAAACTCACCTGTACTCCCTTCAACAGTTACCAGATAAAACATAGTACAAGCTAAGTGCACATCTAGACTGCAACCAAGTAACCAAACCAAATTTCAGCGCTGACAGGTACAGGCATCACCAAAAAATTAGACCTCAACCAGACTATAGACAAAGCTTGGCAAACCAAAACTTGGTAATGCCAATGGTACACATGCCACTGTGGGATGATGGACTGAAAGTCCAAAACTGTCAAACCAAATTTGGGCAGGAGTCCTGCTAATGTTAATATTTTGTCACACTTTGCTAGTCCAAAATCTGATTGGTATTTTTTTGGGCACCGTTTGTGTGACAACATAAATTCAGCTTCATCGTAAGGTTATGGGAGGTTTGGACTTGATGTCATGTGGATCCAGGAACCTTATCCATCCACAACCAGGTGCAGTTGTATCCATGAAGTTCATGTATGGATTTTATAAAGATCTGGAGGATTCCAATATACAAACCATACTCCATTGGAAGTTACGAGTGCTATTTCCATATACAACAAATGGTGTGGCATTTCAAGGTGTGTAGAAAAAATGTGTGCAATTTAGAGCCTGATTGGTTTGCTGCCAACATTTTGGCATGCCAAAGTTTTGGCAAGCCAATCTTTTGGCTAAATTATTGTTCCAAAGTATTGTTCCATAATTCATCCATAATCCATATACCACAACTCTAAATTGTACACCGTTTGGAACATATCAAAGCAGACAACCTATACTTTTCAACAGAGTACCATTTGCAGACTAGACGCCTTAGACCAATGCAAATTCATCCATGAACTTGATGGACAGACCTGCACTGACTTATTGACGGATAGAGGAAGACCGCAATGATGCCTACTTCAACatttaaaaagggaaaaaactgCAAGAGCTTGCAAATGTCCTATTCACAGTTGCGATTTACATCTAATTTACTGGGTAGGATGAACTGGAGACCATTATTGTCTTCTTGTTTTTAGTAAACTTGGTATGTATGCTGCAGAAAAGGGAAACCAACAACTGTACAGTACAAACTTTAGGTGCATAGAAGAACTAGCCACAATAAGAAACGTAAGATTTTTATAGGTTCTGCACACGACTTTTCTCACAACCACCTCTGACCTCCAATTTTGTCATTCCCTTGACAATTTACCATTAAAAGTTAACAGTGTGTTCTTGTTTGTGCACTGTGAAGCCTACAGATGAGCATCAATTCTTGAATCAGCACATCTACGAGCATGGAACCTGATTCCTCCATGTCCATATTTCCCAATTATTCATAACAGAAGCATATGGATTAGACATATATCCATATCCATATGAGTTACTTACTGGTCTACCACAGGGAGCCAGAATTTACCTTTATGCTGACCTCTATTTTCTTATCCCCAATGGTCCTTCCCGCTCCAACAGCAACAACCTCACCTCCTTGCGGTTTAGTCTGCGCGGTCGATGGAAGCAAAATGCCACCAACCGTCTTCTCCTCGGCAGCGCCAAGCTTCACGAGCACCCTGTCTCCCAGAGGCTTCAGTGAAGTGTACTGCAACATGACATCATATCAGCTTAATGCTGCAAGCCATACACAAGCATACCTACACTAGATTCTACCAAAACAGTTGATGCGGAGCAGGTGCATTCTGCGAAAAATTGGACGCGTTCAGTGAGGCCCATATCCACGTGTCGCATACCTTTGGGGCGACAACGGTGGCAGCCCGGACGACAAGGCTACGGGCCGAGCGCCTCGACGAGCAGACCCTGAGAGTCGCCAGGCTCTTGTTCGTGAAGGCCACGGCGGCGACTCCGGCGCCAGAGAGCTGCACCGACGACATTCTCGTGTGCTCGCGGAACGACGGCTAGCTGCGGATTCAGGCAGGCAAGAGTCAGCCTAATAAATCgaggtgaatgccatagccatCCAAATCTCAACTGTGACGCGAGAAATGACGGAAATCGGAATAAATCAGCGCAAATTCCATCTAGATTCAGCGGCACAAATAAAAACAGTTGCAGTAGGTGTCAAGCAGAGCCCACCAAATCCACAAGGGGGAACTCAACTAAATCAAACCCGCCTCTTGCAGTACCAAATCTGCGGCTCGGAGCACACCAAATTCACCCCAATCCCACTCCTGAACCCGCCAAATCCAACACCCAACGAGCGAGAATCCCAGGGGGCTGGTACCTTGTCTTCGGAGCTGGGGCCTGAGGCTGCGCTTTGGAATCCGGCTGCCGTGCGCGAGAAGCGAGTTGGGGGCAGACGAGGAGGTGAGGAGATAAACCCTATGCGAGAGAGCAGAGCAGCAGCGGGTAAAGCGCCGCCGAGCTAAAGCCCAGCCCCCACTTATCCCCAGGGCCCCGCGGGCGGGTGCGATTAGACCGGATGGTTCTAGAATGTTGTAGGGGCTGCGCTTCAAATGGGCCGGACTGACGCTGGTATTATGACCCGTTTTGGTCCATGGTGGACTAACTTTAGTTCCACTCCTGTTTAGTTTCATGAACTAAATTGGAAAAATTTATTAACGTACTGTCGCTACCTACCGCCCGGTACCCATCCCTCCCGGCCTTCCCTCCCCGTCGCCATTCTGGTATCTTTCTTTGCAGCAGCTTGTGGTCATTCTGGACAAGTGTTTGGCCTGATAGCTACGCGCTCCTCTCCAGCCTCTTCTTCTCGAGCTTGCACTTCCAACCATCCTACTCCACCATTACCCCAAGCTGACAGCAAGGcagagggcggcgacggcggcaaggGCCGGGCGGGAGGACGGCAAGGCCCGCGGCAGCGGGTGGGCGCGGGGCTTAGGCGTGCGCGGCaagggcggcggtggtgggagaCATGGTGACCGGCCACGGCCAGGCCTTCCTCCTCCTAGATCTGTGGCGGCAGGAGCGGGCCAGCCGGagacgccgcggcggaggtCCTCCGGCTCACTGGCGGGTGGGAGAGCGACAATGGCCGGGCGGGAGGAAGGTCGGGCGGGAGGGAGCAATTAATGAGGGGGTAGGAGTGTCCTGGGCACCCTTTAATCCAATTTTGTAGACTAAAAGGACTAAGGGTTTTAGTCCTAATTTTAGTCAAGTGTTTGGATGTTTAGTCTAACTAAAATACACATTTTAGTCCAAATTTTAGATCAcggtgggaaccaaacaccccgttTGTTTCGTGCGCCGCAGATGCGTTCTTGGTGGAATGATTACATGGCTGATGGGCTGCTTGTGACAAATCATAAATGGCAGTAGATGGGAAGTGTTTATACAGACAAGGAGTGATAGGTTTGCAGGTCTGAGTAAAGCCTGACGGATATAGATGTGCCCTTTCTTTTTCTACAGTCGGTGTCAATTAAATTTGTTGAGTGTACATATTGCAGGATAAAATTTAGCATTTTGAACTGGAGGTGCTAGCTTTTTAGTACCTACTACGAGTATATCTGGAGCAGAAACCTCTCACGGCTTCAGTTTTGTTGATATTAGGTAACCCTGCATTTGCCGGCATGACTGCCAAGTGCAAATACGAACATGATTCCAGAGTAAAATTTTAAAGCGTTACTACAGCCCATCTAACTGCAAAAATTAACAAGACTGAAGACTGTACTACGTCCGAGGTCCGACATTGGATCCGAGTTATCTGTTACAGATAGTCAATACAACTTCTACTACTTCAGTAGTGGAAGCAGCGCACTGGAACAATTACATGGGGCTTGCGAGTTGCAAAGCCAGAAGTTACAGGGTTTACAGCACATATATACATTGTGACAATTGAACAATTTGAAGGATTACAATGAATGTAAGTCCCAATAAACAGAGGTAGCTTCTCAACTTCAAAGAAGTTTAgtatcccaaaaaaaaaagaaactaatCTGATTATGTTGGTAATTACCGGATTTTAGTGGAACAAAGCGTCAGGACCGCCAAAATAAGGCAGTTTGCTGAACAAATTCTGCCAGAAGTATTTCCATCAGTTCTGTCAGTGAGTTGGCCCTAAGTAATACCTCGTAATAACATTAGACGTGTATTCCAATCCTTTATCCCTCACTCAGTATCCTCTAAATAATGGTAAGATGCACATTAGTATTTACGTCAGCCCCTCCACGCATTTGCGTCATCGGAAGCGCTACAGGCTTGCCCTTGTGGAGGGATGCAACCAAGGTCGCCATCCAAGCTCATTTGCTGTACTTCAGCAGATGATAATATTTTGATACTCTTCACACAGCTTACAAACTCCCTGCAGGTGAAGATTTTCAAATCATCAGAAGGGGAAAAGTTTTGAAGAAACATTAGCGTAAGGATGGCACCAGAGAGATGAAAGGAAGAGAAGAACTTACTCCCAGGGGTCATCCCCAACGAGGAGGATGTCATTTTCATGATCAACATACACCAGCTTCCAATCTGTTCTGTAGGGATCTTCAAGCTGCCCCTGAATACCAAACATGCATGCGAGATCATGCCGAAGATCCTCATAACCTCGGTATCGTGTTATATCGATTGATCTCCCCACAGATCCACGCTTTTGAACCTTCAAATCAAGATGATTGGACATGTAATAAAGTTAAGGTAGTTATAAAAGGTCATTTGCGCTATTTTTGGACAATTGCATCCTCTAATAACTGAGTCAAATATAATGAGCATAGTATTCAGCCTAAAACCAAAACAAAGTTGGAGACTGAAAATATTATCACAAACCTAACTAGTATAGAAACTTCATCATCAGGGGTTTTAGGCTTTTAGCTACATGCACCGTTCATCATGGAACAATCTGTCCCATTTATGGGACACTGGAAAGTAAACTCCAGGGTAGCATGCAAACATATATATTCCTTAGTGTCACAAAATCAAATTTCTGTGCAAAATTAAACACTACATTAACACGCATAACACCTCTATGTTAGCTGATGAAGGCTGAGTTTCTCGTGAATTTGCAGGAAAAATGtcaaaattaatattttaaaaaatatatgccTAAGAAGATCAGCTTTTATGACAGCACCAAAAAATGTACTTCTAAAAGAATACTAGACTACTTGATGGTTTTGAGAGCATGGACACAATATATAGGTCAACAGGTGTGCAAACGTGCATTCTTAGTGAAGTATTACCAAGTAACTAACCTTAGTGAAAGTTCTCATCCGTTGTGTTTGACTATTCCACAAACCTTGGCTTGCCATTCCACcatcagcaacagcaacatcacTTGAACATCCAGGCTTAAAAGACATGTCAGGCACACCAAATGACTGGGAGCTGAATGCAGCAGAGGATAGCTCGTTCTCCACATCCCTATGATCCCTTTGTCCAGTAGGTAGATTGCATATACCCTTTCCTGAAGACATCCCTCTTGACAACAGGGCATCGGGCATTAATGTATCTACATTTTCCGCGATAAGAAAGTTATCTCTTGGATCAACTTGAGCAGTGCTATCTAAACAAACTGGAGGAAAGGAAAAGCCTTCTCGTGGGCTCTCATCTAAACAAAAGGAGGTCGCAGATGATGCGTCAAGTTGATCTGAAGCCGGATGCCGATTAGGTGCATGGACCGTTTCTTTACTGCCTTGTATGTCATTCTTAATTCGATTATCTGACTTACTTTGAATTTCCTGAAGTAAGTGCTCAATGTGTGGTGTTGATGGTATCTCAGGCAAATTTCTGCTTCCTTGTTGTGCTCTACTCAATGAATTTATTGGAGAGACACGGCTGCCAGATGGAGCTGTTGAGCTGGATGGTTCTTCGCTCTCAGCAAGTGCTGAGTGTGATCTTACAAGTTGCTGGGGTGTCATGGATCCTGTCATGTGGTTCAAAGGTGTTTGCTGCAAATGCTTGAGCTGGCCCATAGTATCAGCACCGCCTAACTGATGCTGAAGAACTTGTTGTTGGAGAATTTCCTGGCTTTTCTGAGATAGTTGTTGGATCAGCTGCGACTGATGCTGTGGGTTCAGCTGAGATAGCAAATTTTGTTGTTGAATCTTTtgaagcagctgcagctgcagttcTGATTGTGATAGTTGTTGTAGTTGGGGTTGTTGACTTTGTAGGAGTGCCTGCTGGTATTCTGCTGTTTGTTGCAGCTGTGGAGTCTGAGTTAATTGTGGTTGTGGCAAAGAACCCATGGTCGTTAAACCTGGTAACCCTGGCCGTTGGGTAGGTGACTTGGGTAAACCCAACTGTTGTATCTGAGAGGACGATGGTTGCAAAATCTGGTTTAACAATTGTGCTTGTGAGACTGCTTGTCCGCCTGAAGGCTGTTGCTCTTTCAGCTTGTGCTGGTCCATTGGCTGAAGAGATGCAGTGGCCTTCAACTGCTGTGGTGGCTGTGAATGTTGCCGTTGGAGTTGTTCTTGCTGCTGTTGCAAGTGAATGGCATTCTGCTGCAACAGCTGGGCTTGCTGTTGCTGTAGAATTGCAGAGTTTTGCTGCAGTGGTTGGACCTGCTGCTGTTGCAATAtagggtgctgctgctgctgttgttgagCTAATGAGGTAATTGCAGGGTGGTCCACTTTTGAACCAGCCTGTAAGTTAGGTAAGCCAATATTTTGGGCCTGCATACTCAATCTTTTTGCTGGATCTTCATTGACACCGCCAATCCCATCCTGCATACCCAGTGCATTAGAGGTCAAGTATTGAGACTGTACAGCAGGGGCAGCAGCTGTTAGCATCTGAGGATTTTGCTGCATAGCCATCCATTGAACTAGGCTCAGGCCTGGAAATAATGCATTTTGGACATCTTTCAGAGCAAAGTCATCACCAAGCCACGGCATCGCTCTTTTGAAAGCACTCTCAACCTCATTCTCATCATCTGCAAGATTCATTTTATGCAAGGACAAAACATATCTTCAGAAAAATGGAGCAGTGCAAATAATAGATGcatgataaataaataaataagtcCAACACAAGGATCAACATAAGGCCAGTATTCTTGTTCACAGTTGAAGTCTAGTTTATAGATAAGCAAGAAGAACTAAGTTCAGGAAAGGGAACTTCCATGTGTATGCCCACATATTTTTGGAACTTATATCGATGATCATCAATGAATGAGTCAAGGTTATACACATTTTTGCAACTTATTTATTTGCAACTTATATCGATGATCATCAATGAGCAGCCCACATTTCTTATTGTTGATGTATCAAGGTTATACACAAGAAAGAGTATGAACTAATTCAGGAAATAAATTTTCTCCAGCTTAAATATACAATCTGGCACATGAGGGTCAATCAGCTTAACAAGTGCATGAAAAACAGAGCTATAAAAGGATAGAAAGCCAAAATTTGAGACTGACAACATATCGAAGTATTTTTCCTCTATGGTAGAAACCATAATATCGCAGTATCTGTACCTGGCATTCCGGGCTGCTTAGGAAGCTTTGGCCTGAAAAATGGCGGTGGGCATATATAAAATGGTGTAGCAACTGGCTCAATCTCCCATATGGAAACACGGGTGCGCCTCTCAGATGCAGTTGATTCATCCCAACCAACCTAAAGTGGAAAAGGTAGATGAAATCAGATGAAGTTATCATCCTTTATGCTAGTCTTCAAATATCATTTCCATATAGTTTTATGTAAATCTTATCTAAAATCTGTATAGCATCAGGGTTGACTCGTGCAAGTGCAACTTCATTCTTGACATGACTAACTTTTTACTGCATGTAGCTGAAATAAATGGATATCACTGcagagtaaaaaaaaattaatgacaAACCTGAAGGTTTCGCCAATGAGAATTCTTCCACCGGATTGGATCCAAGTCACCAATGCCTGTGATTGTGCCCATATATCTTCTTACCCCTGAATCCTCTGTCTCAAAGAGCATTCTGAATCGCATTCCAAGGGACACTTGTGTATATAGAGCCTTATTGTATTTTGCTAAAGGGATGACAAATTCTGATGGGCTTGCCCTATCCAAAGAATAGTATGATTCATTAACCTTATTATTGGCAGAAATTGCTTATAAGGTACAATCAACAAGTAAAATACCTTGGATTATAGAAAATAGTAAATGGGCTACTATTTGCAGCGGCATGGGCTGCTGCTGCCAGAATTCCAATGTGCATGCTGTCACTTGATAAAACTGATGATGACAGAGCTGGTTGGGGTCTGCTAGCATGCCGAATGCCTAAGAGAAGCTGAGATTTCTCATCCCTGTTAAAAGAATGCAGGATCCATGTTTTCCATAATTGTTTAGAATACACACATATGTTTAGATACACACACTTTTTCATGTCTGAAATTGATGGTATTACCTTATAAAGAGAACTGAATCACCAGCTAAGAGCCTTTTGGTACTGACGAAGACACTCCAACCAGTTGTCAAAAGATGCCTCTTTGGTTGACCTGCATGTGCAGATACAGTACAGTGATAAGTACAGAATGCTTCTAATTGAAAAG
It includes:
- the LOC101783358 gene encoding auxin response factor 16 isoform X2 codes for the protein MTLQPVNKYDRDAMLASELGLKQNKQPTEFFCKTLTASDTSTHGGFSVPRRAAEKIFPPLDFTMQPPAQELIAKDLHDISWKFRHIYRGQPKRHLLTTGWSVFVSTKRLLAGDSVLFIRDEKSQLLLGIRHASRPQPALSSSVLSSDSMHIGILAAAAHAAANSSPFTIFYNPRASPSEFVIPLAKYNKALYTQVSLGMRFRMLFETEDSGVRRYMGTITGIGDLDPIRWKNSHWRNLQVGWDESTASERRTRVSIWEIEPVATPFYICPPPFFRPKLPKQPGMPDDENEVESAFKRAMPWLGDDFALKDVQNALFPGLSLVQWMAMQQNPQMLTAAAPAVQSQYLTSNALGMQDGIGGVNEDPAKRLSMQAQNIGLPNLQAGSKVDHPAITSLAQQQQQQHPILQQQQVQPLQQNSAILQQQQAQLLQQNAIHLQQQQEQLQRQHSQPPQQLKATASLQPMDQHKLKEQQPSGGQAVSQAQLLNQILQPSSSQIQQLGLPKSPTQRPGLPGLTTMGSLPQPQLTQTPQLQQTAEYQQALLQSQQPQLQQLSQSELQLQLLQKIQQQNLLSQLNPQHQSQLIQQLSQKSQEILQQQVLQHQLGGADTMGQLKHLQQTPLNHMTGSMTPQQLVRSHSALAESEEPSSSTAPSGSRVSPINSLSRAQQGSRNLPEIPSTPHIEHLLQEIQSKSDNRIKNDIQGSKETVHAPNRHPASDQLDASSATSFCLDESPREGFSFPPVCLDSTAQVDPRDNFLIAENVDTLMPDALLSRGMSSGKGICNLPTGQRDHRDVENELSSAAFSSQSFGVPDMSFKPGCSSDVAVADGGMASQGLWNSQTQRMRTFTKVQKRGSVGRSIDITRYRGYEDLRHDLACMFGIQGQLEDPYRTDWKLVYVDHENDILLVGDDPWEEFVSCVKSIKILSSAEVQQMSLDGDLGCIPPQGQACSASDDANAWRG
- the LOC101783358 gene encoding auxin response factor 16 isoform X1 yields the protein MKDPGSGGVTPSPAEGDKKPINSELWHACAGPLVSLPPVGSLVVYFPQGHSEQVAASMHKELDTIPSYPSLPSKLICKLLSLTLHADSETDEVYAQMTLQPVNKYDRDAMLASELGLKQNKQPTEFFCKTLTASDTSTHGGFSVPRRAAEKIFPPLDFTMQPPAQELIAKDLHDISWKFRHIYRGQPKRHLLTTGWSVFVSTKRLLAGDSVLFIRDEKSQLLLGIRHASRPQPALSSSVLSSDSMHIGILAAAAHAAANSSPFTIFYNPRASPSEFVIPLAKYNKALYTQVSLGMRFRMLFETEDSGVRRYMGTITGIGDLDPIRWKNSHWRNLQVGWDESTASERRTRVSIWEIEPVATPFYICPPPFFRPKLPKQPGMPDDENEVESAFKRAMPWLGDDFALKDVQNALFPGLSLVQWMAMQQNPQMLTAAAPAVQSQYLTSNALGMQDGIGGVNEDPAKRLSMQAQNIGLPNLQAGSKVDHPAITSLAQQQQQQHPILQQQQVQPLQQNSAILQQQQAQLLQQNAIHLQQQQEQLQRQHSQPPQQLKATASLQPMDQHKLKEQQPSGGQAVSQAQLLNQILQPSSSQIQQLGLPKSPTQRPGLPGLTTMGSLPQPQLTQTPQLQQTAEYQQALLQSQQPQLQQLSQSELQLQLLQKIQQQNLLSQLNPQHQSQLIQQLSQKSQEILQQQVLQHQLGGADTMGQLKHLQQTPLNHMTGSMTPQQLVRSHSALAESEEPSSSTAPSGSRVSPINSLSRAQQGSRNLPEIPSTPHIEHLLQEIQSKSDNRIKNDIQGSKETVHAPNRHPASDQLDASSATSFCLDESPREGFSFPPVCLDSTAQVDPRDNFLIAENVDTLMPDALLSRGMSSGKGICNLPTGQRDHRDVENELSSAAFSSQSFGVPDMSFKPGCSSDVAVADGGMASQGLWNSQTQRMRTFTKVQKRGSVGRSIDITRYRGYEDLRHDLACMFGIQGQLEDPYRTDWKLVYVDHENDILLVGDDPWEEFVSCVKSIKILSSAEVQQMSLDGDLGCIPPQGQACSASDDANAWRG
- the LOC101783358 gene encoding auxin response factor 16 isoform X3 is translated as MQPPAQELIAKDLHDISWKFRHIYRGQPKRHLLTTGWSVFVSTKRLLAGDSVLFIRDEKSQLLLGIRHASRPQPALSSSVLSSDSMHIGILAAAAHAAANSSPFTIFYNPRASPSEFVIPLAKYNKALYTQVSLGMRFRMLFETEDSGVRRYMGTITGIGDLDPIRWKNSHWRNLQVGWDESTASERRTRVSIWEIEPVATPFYICPPPFFRPKLPKQPGMPDDENEVESAFKRAMPWLGDDFALKDVQNALFPGLSLVQWMAMQQNPQMLTAAAPAVQSQYLTSNALGMQDGIGGVNEDPAKRLSMQAQNIGLPNLQAGSKVDHPAITSLAQQQQQQHPILQQQQVQPLQQNSAILQQQQAQLLQQNAIHLQQQQEQLQRQHSQPPQQLKATASLQPMDQHKLKEQQPSGGQAVSQAQLLNQILQPSSSQIQQLGLPKSPTQRPGLPGLTTMGSLPQPQLTQTPQLQQTAEYQQALLQSQQPQLQQLSQSELQLQLLQKIQQQNLLSQLNPQHQSQLIQQLSQKSQEILQQQVLQHQLGGADTMGQLKHLQQTPLNHMTGSMTPQQLVRSHSALAESEEPSSSTAPSGSRVSPINSLSRAQQGSRNLPEIPSTPHIEHLLQEIQSKSDNRIKNDIQGSKETVHAPNRHPASDQLDASSATSFCLDESPREGFSFPPVCLDSTAQVDPRDNFLIAENVDTLMPDALLSRGMSSGKGICNLPTGQRDHRDVENELSSAAFSSQSFGVPDMSFKPGCSSDVAVADGGMASQGLWNSQTQRMRTFTKVQKRGSVGRSIDITRYRGYEDLRHDLACMFGIQGQLEDPYRTDWKLVYVDHENDILLVGDDPWEEFVSCVKSIKILSSAEVQQMSLDGDLGCIPPQGQACSASDDANAWRG